Proteins from one Cryptomeria japonica chromosome 4, Sugi_1.0, whole genome shotgun sequence genomic window:
- the LOC131041681 gene encoding pentatricopeptide repeat-containing protein At2g03880, mitochondrial-like — MLKEKLRILLITHNPRGFPCTYLQLWQKRILKNALSQGKILHSFIAYRRFSFASCTTFHNNLINLYVKCGRLVDATKVFDQMKERNTVSWNTIIAAYQRSGYPHEAVTLFHQMQRTGFRPDQFTFSSVLPACARMGALDQGMDIHQNIKDRGILLNVVVATALVDMYAKCGSMHKAREVFDKMPRRDVFSWNAMIVGYVQNGLTDKALETFKQMHLESVKPDSITFASVLPACAKTGALELGMDIHQSIEDRGILSDVILATALVDMYAKCGSIEKARELFDKMPQRNVVSWNAMIAGYVLIGFVEKALETFKQMQLAGIKPNSTTFASILPACAKMGALEEGMEIHQSIKARGISSDLAVKTALVDMYAKCGSTDKAYEVFDKMPQRDVVSWNAMIAGYVQNGFVEKALGTFKQMQLAAVKPNSTTFASILPACAKMGALEQGMDIHQSIMEGGLLSDSIVGNALLDMYAKCGSIDKARELFDKMAQKDVVSWNAMIAGYAQNGFCKEALKIFELMKHSGTYPDFVSFACVLCACSNAGLVDEGCTHFNRMSNPYCITPTVDHYVCMADLLGRAGYIEDTLNFIFKMPVKPVVVVWMCFLGACREHMNIGLGVFTAMLLFDLDPKNATTYVLLSNIYAEAGRWDEAQVVRRLMKDRGIKKIPGCSWIEGHKMVHAFCVGDRSHPQTEEIYANLQKLAWEMKAAGYFPDSRHLLNDVEEEEKELFLCYHSEKLAISFGLLNTPPGTTIRVVKNLRVCADCHTATKFISKIVAREIVVRDAYRFHHFKQGQCSCGDYW, encoded by the coding sequence ATGTTGAAGGAGAAGCTGCGCATTCTGCTTATTACACACAATCCCCGTGGATTTCCCTGTACATATCTTCAATTATGGCAGAAACGCATTCTCAAAAACGCGCTTTCACAGGGGAAAATACTCCACTCTTTCATCGCGTACAGGCGATTTTCGTTTGCTTCAtgcacaacatttcataataaccTTATCAACCTGTATGTCAAATGCGGAAGATTGGTTGATGCTACTAAAGTATTTGACCAAATGAAAGAACGAAACACCGTCTCATGGAATACGATTATTGCAGCATACCAAAGAAGTGGGTATCCTCACGAGGCAGTCACACTGTTTCACCAAATGCAACGAACAGGTTTCCGTCCCGATCAGTTCACATTTTCTagtgtactcccagcctgtgccagaATGGGAGCTTTGgatcagggtatggacatccatcaaaatataaaagatagaggaattttgttaaatGTTGtggttgcaactgccctggtagacatgtatgcaaaatgtggaagcatgcaCAAGGcacgtgaagtgtttgacaaaatgcctcgaaGAGATGTCttttcatggaatgcaatgattgtaggatatgtaCAAAATGGCCTTACTgataaggctttagaaactttcaagcaaatgcatttgGAAAGTGTGAAGCCAGACTCAATAACCTTTGCCAGCGTCCTCCCAGCTTGTGCCAAAACGGGAGCTTTGGAACTGGggatggacattcatcaaagcatagaGGATAGAGGCATTCTGTCGGATGTTATacttgcaactgccctggtagacatgtatgcaaaatgtggaagcatagagaaggcacgtgaactgtttgacaaaatgcctcaaagaaatgtggtctcatggaatgccatgattgcaggatatgtactaattggatttgttgaaaaggctttagaaactttcaagcagaTGCAATTGGCCGGTATAAAACCAAACTCCACAACTTTTGCCAGCATCcttcctgcctgtgccaaaatgggagctttggaagagggtatggaaatccatcaaagcataaaggctAGAGGAATTTCGTCAGATCTTGCAGTTAAAACTGCCctggtagatatgtatgcaaaatgtggaagcacagacaaggcatatgaagtgtttgataaaatgcctcaaagagatgtagtctcatggaatgccatgattgctggatatgtacaaaatggatttgttgaaaaggctttaggaACTTTCAAGCAGATGCAATTGGCAGCTGTAAAGCCAaactccacaacctttgccagcatcctcccagcctgtgccaaaatgggagctttggaacagggtatggacatccatcaaagcattatGGAAGGAGGATTATTGTCTGATAgtatagttggaaatgctctgttagacatgtatgcaaagtgtggaagcatagacaaggcacgtgaactgtttgacaaaatggctCAAAAAGATGTGGTCtcgtggaatgccatgattgcaggatatgcgcaaaatggattttgcaaggaagctctcaaaatctttgaattaatgaagcactctGGAACATATCCTGACTTTGTAAGCTTTGCTTGTGTTTTATGTGCGTGCAGCAATGCAGGTTTAGTTGATGAGGGCTGTACACATTTCAATCGCATGAGTAATCCTTATTGCATTACACCTACAGTTGATCATTATGTGTGCATGGCTGATCTTCTTGGCCGTGCTGGCTATATTGAGGACACCCTAAACTTTATCTTTAAGATGCCAGTTAAACCTGTAGTGGTTGTGTGGATGTGTTTTCTTGGTGCCTGTAGAGAACATATGAATATAGGCTTAGGAGTATTTACAGCAATGCTTCTTTTTGATTTGGATCCTAAAAATGCTACAACCTATGTTCTTCTCTCAAACATCTATGCAGAAGCGGGCAGGTGGGATGAGGCCCAAGtggtaaggagattgatgaaagatagaggaattaaaaagattcctggatgtagttggattgaaggCCATAAAATGGTACATGCATTTTGTGTAGGAGACAGATCACACCCACAAACAGAGGAGATCTATGCAAACTTACAGAAATTGGCTTGGGAGATGAAGGCAGCAGGGTATTTTCCAGATTCAAGACATTTGCTTAatgatgtggaagaagaggaaaaagaattATTTCTCTGCTACCACAGTGAAAAATTGGCAATTTCTTTTGGTTTGTTAAACACGCCTCCGGGAACAACTATTAGAGTTGTTAAGAACCTTCGAGTATGTGCTGATTGCCACACTGCGACCAAATTTATCTCCAAGATTGTTGCAAGAGAAATTGTTGTGAGAGATGCCTACCGTTTCCATCATTTTAAACAGGGACAGTGCTCTTGTGGAGATTATTGGTGA